The following proteins are encoded in a genomic region of Neorickettsia risticii str. Illinois:
- the ftsY gene encoding signal recognition particle-docking protein FtsY, which produces MRLIIVLKSVFSSIRNSIAKSRDYLSSGIDNIFAKEKISESTIEQLEELLLSADIGPTVTERIVKAVKKIKVKDGESLEQVKSITREQIRKVLDPTSKKLIFPQTGPQVIVFCGVNGNGKTTTIGKLAYKFIQENKTVMIAACDLFRAAAIEQLRFWAERVSATFFSSETSKNASGTAYKALEKALEDKVDALIIDTSGRLHTQNDLMEELKKICRVLSKLMPSAPHEVILALDASTGQNALNQVQVFKDAVNLTGLVVTKLDGTSKGGVIVAIAERYPNLGIYFVGTGEKITDLEEFSSSEFVDALLEVKTTS; this is translated from the coding sequence ATGAGGCTTATAATCGTGTTAAAAAGTGTCTTTTCCTCAATTAGAAATTCGATCGCAAAGAGTAGAGATTACTTGTCAAGTGGAATCGATAATATTTTTGCAAAAGAGAAAATAAGTGAATCCACTATTGAGCAGTTGGAAGAACTACTTCTTTCCGCTGATATTGGTCCCACTGTGACCGAGAGAATCGTTAAAGCGGTCAAAAAAATTAAAGTAAAAGATGGCGAGTCACTTGAACAAGTGAAAAGTATTACACGTGAACAAATAAGGAAAGTACTTGATCCCACCTCAAAAAAGCTGATTTTCCCACAGACCGGACCGCAAGTCATTGTATTTTGTGGGGTGAATGGCAATGGTAAGACAACCACCATAGGGAAATTAGCATACAAATTTATTCAAGAGAATAAAACGGTCATGATTGCTGCATGTGATCTTTTCAGAGCAGCCGCAATAGAACAACTGCGTTTCTGGGCGGAAAGAGTATCTGCGACATTTTTTTCAAGCGAAACAAGCAAAAATGCCTCTGGTACTGCTTATAAAGCCTTAGAAAAAGCTCTAGAAGATAAAGTTGATGCACTTATAATAGATACTTCTGGCAGGTTACACACACAGAATGACCTCATGGAAGAACTCAAAAAGATATGTAGGGTACTTTCGAAGCTAATGCCCTCAGCACCCCACGAGGTCATACTGGCTCTGGACGCCAGTACTGGGCAAAATGCTCTAAACCAAGTGCAGGTTTTTAAAGATGCGGTCAATCTCACTGGACTGGTCGTGACAAAACTAGATGGCACGTCCAAAGGAGGAGTGATTGTAGCTATAGCTGAAAGATATCCCAACCTTGGTATATACTTTGTGGGAACAGGAGAAAAAATAACTGATCTGGAAGAATTCTCTTCTTCAGAGTTTGTAGATGCTTTGCTTGAAGTAAAAACTACATCTTAA
- a CDS encoding RDD family protein: MNKLFSLFPSVIKSIFDFPHRLFSFPHKSKTDRRGVIYASQFKRSVSTITDLLFCVLILKVSGYLLSFLVDLQFPVEVLERYRFSLPISQAERALITGFYKSVLVVQVFQLILLAILFVTCWHRFGCTPGKWILRLRLLDDETLEKPSVSACIKRLIMLPLSLLAFFLGILWSIFDKKSRTWHDIFAGTVVVSNSAEIFKKDAFRYATCKGKAGDSTHIPD, encoded by the coding sequence ATGAATAAGCTTTTTTCACTGTTTCCTAGTGTTATAAAATCAATCTTTGATTTTCCTCATAGGCTTTTTTCTTTTCCTCATAAAAGCAAGACTGATCGGCGGGGAGTCATTTACGCCAGTCAATTTAAACGTTCCGTCAGTACGATTACGGACCTTCTTTTTTGCGTTCTGATATTGAAGGTTAGTGGGTACTTACTTTCTTTTTTAGTTGATTTGCAGTTTCCAGTCGAGGTTCTTGAAAGGTATAGATTTAGTCTTCCTATAAGTCAGGCAGAAAGGGCTCTTATTACAGGGTTCTATAAGAGTGTTCTAGTAGTACAAGTGTTTCAGTTGATACTTTTGGCAATACTATTTGTTACATGTTGGCACAGGTTTGGCTGTACGCCGGGCAAGTGGATTTTAAGGTTAAGGCTTCTTGACGATGAGACCTTGGAAAAGCCTTCGGTCTCTGCGTGTATAAAAAGATTAATTATGTTACCTTTATCTTTGCTTGCGTTTTTCCTCGGCATACTCTGGAGCATTTTTGATAAGAAAAGTAGAACCTGGCATGATATTTTCGCTGGAACCGTGGTTGTGTCGAATAGTGCTGAGATTTTTAAAAAAGACGCTTTTCGTTATGCAACTTGCAAGGGTAAAGCTGGGGATTCAACTCATATCCCGGATTGA
- a CDS encoding SCO family protein — MINKIGFIFRLLSVALLLGTSYQAKALNKEITTSQIEIGGTFKLTDQNGRQVTNDILKGKYTLVLFGFSRCPHICPGQLALLEKTLDAFPKLQALFITLDPANDTVEVLNKFSRSFHKRILMLTGSNEMIEKVVNDYKVYVAADEDPEKFNHSALMYLMGLDGRYISHIAPRSEDELLAFVDHYTI; from the coding sequence ATGATCAATAAAATCGGTTTTATTTTTAGATTGCTAAGTGTTGCTTTGCTTTTGGGAACCTCATATCAAGCAAAAGCATTAAACAAAGAAATTACGACCTCACAGATAGAGATAGGTGGAACGTTTAAACTAACCGATCAGAATGGCCGTCAAGTCACGAACGACATACTAAAAGGGAAATATACTCTCGTGCTTTTTGGCTTTAGTAGATGCCCACATATTTGTCCAGGACAATTAGCTCTTTTAGAAAAAACGCTCGATGCGTTCCCAAAACTTCAGGCACTTTTTATTACTCTAGATCCTGCAAATGACACAGTGGAAGTGCTAAATAAATTTAGTCGCTCATTTCACAAGCGAATACTTATGCTTACAGGTTCAAACGAGATGATAGAAAAAGTTGTCAACGATTATAAAGTTTATGTAGCAGCGGATGAGGATCCTGAAAAATTCAATCATTCAGCACTTATGTATCTTATGGGACTAGATGGTCGTTATATAAGTCATATAGCACCTCGCAGTGAAGATGAATTACTCGCATTTGTAGATCACTATACAATATAA
- the tmk gene encoding dTMP kinase gives MFIVFEGIDGSGKSTQVKLLSKFLAKNGYPCVLTREPGGTPFAESLRSMILHDSIDPMARLLLIVGARVDHYNKVILPALKEGKIVVCDRFIYSTLAYQGYGEKIDLQTILDLHKLSGCLVEPDLTLLLSGSGRKKLGRDNFERMPREYLSNVCMGYEKIAHTYSNIHVIKRMGVGRTSEEIVKIVQGKISEKQTSAYK, from the coding sequence GTGTTTATAGTATTCGAGGGGATTGATGGGTCTGGTAAGAGTACACAGGTGAAGCTTTTGAGTAAGTTTCTTGCAAAAAATGGGTATCCTTGCGTTTTAACAAGGGAGCCTGGTGGTACTCCATTTGCCGAAAGTTTAAGGTCCATGATCCTCCATGATTCTATAGACCCTATGGCGCGGTTATTGCTTATAGTTGGTGCACGTGTTGATCATTACAATAAAGTAATACTACCGGCGTTGAAAGAAGGTAAGATTGTCGTTTGCGACAGGTTCATTTATTCGACTTTAGCATATCAGGGATATGGGGAGAAAATTGACCTGCAGACAATTTTGGATTTACATAAGCTTTCCGGTTGTCTGGTTGAACCCGATTTAACTCTGCTTCTTTCGGGATCTGGTCGTAAAAAATTAGGTCGTGATAACTTTGAACGTATGCCTAGAGAGTACCTTTCGAACGTATGCATGGGATATGAGAAAATTGCACATACGTATTCGAATATTCACGTTATTAAACGCATGGGAGTCGGTCGTACGAGTGAGGAGATCGTTAAGATAGTGCAAGGAAAAATAAGTGAAAAACAAACTTCGGCGTATAAGTAG
- a CDS encoding RlmE family RNA methyltransferase: MKNKLRRISRRTASSSRWLYRHVNDPFVKKAKAEQYRSRAAYKFLEINKKFNLIREGSVVLELGSAPGGWSQVIANALNGTGRLIAVDLADMDPIPGVEVIKLDIELQRKELYEYISGVELDVIVSDLAPSASGSRVTDSISSIRLAELVLEYAKSSLKKFGTVVIKILRGSEDEYRFVNSLKKKFKKIEYFKPDASRKASREIYLIFLGKLA; encoded by the coding sequence GTGAAAAACAAACTTCGGCGTATAAGTAGACGCACTGCTTCTTCAAGTCGGTGGCTTTATAGGCACGTTAATGACCCTTTTGTGAAAAAGGCAAAAGCTGAGCAATACAGGTCGAGAGCAGCGTACAAATTTCTAGAGATAAATAAGAAGTTTAACCTCATTCGAGAGGGTTCTGTTGTGCTTGAGCTTGGAAGTGCACCTGGTGGTTGGAGTCAAGTAATCGCAAATGCTTTGAATGGTACTGGACGGCTAATTGCGGTTGATTTGGCTGATATGGATCCTATCCCTGGGGTTGAGGTCATAAAATTGGATATAGAGTTGCAGCGTAAAGAGCTCTATGAATACATTAGCGGTGTTGAATTAGATGTTATTGTTTCGGATCTTGCACCAAGCGCTTCTGGCAGCAGAGTTACAGATAGCATTTCATCCATAAGATTGGCTGAGCTAGTTCTCGAGTATGCAAAAAGTAGTTTGAAGAAGTTTGGTACAGTGGTAATCAAGATCCTTAGGGGTAGTGAGGACGAATATAGATTTGTTAATTCGCTAAAGAAAAAGTTTAAGAAAATAGAGTATTTCAAACCGGATGCCAGTAGGAAGGCTTCTCGGGAAATATACCTTATTTTCCTTGGTAAGCTTGCTTAG
- a CDS encoding TldD/PmbA family protein — translation MNVINCIELILSEARKRDCQADLLATQTKSTIVNARNFEIEKLEESLFSSITFRLIKDKRVTSIRCDPSADVRRLVSQAYDALAYIPENEYVSLPQNVAVVDDVYGTHTDHNFPDKLKELAIETEQIAHSNGKLKTTETIEFGKKIIKKIVANTNGFSGTFENQLFSAVVSLVAENEGNLNAGYSYITSNSLKDLVPAELAAEAEKRATEGLKPQKVSTCKREVIFDARCASSFLNNFNSFLSGKSVTQSATFLKSYMDKEILPSSISIFNNPEGINCKIETPAFDDEGNYTTKRFPLIERGVLKNWILDQYNANKLGLQANGFAKRTFSGSIFPSVTNIYLESSDTYSERELISRIKEGLYVTGLFSCGINPITGDYSQGVQGLWIENGQLSFPVSEITIAGQLKDVFKEIIAANNIKFFGRANSPSLYLGFMSISGT, via the coding sequence ATGAACGTCATAAATTGCATAGAACTCATATTAAGCGAAGCAAGAAAACGAGATTGCCAAGCAGATTTATTAGCGACTCAAACTAAAAGCACGATTGTGAACGCAAGAAACTTCGAGATAGAAAAATTAGAAGAATCCTTATTCTCGAGCATTACGTTTAGACTAATAAAAGATAAGAGGGTAACCTCTATAAGATGCGATCCTTCCGCAGATGTCCGACGCCTAGTTTCGCAAGCATACGATGCATTAGCATATATTCCAGAAAATGAATACGTTTCACTACCACAAAATGTAGCAGTAGTCGATGACGTTTATGGTACTCACACTGACCACAACTTTCCCGATAAATTAAAGGAGTTGGCAATCGAAACTGAGCAAATAGCTCACTCAAATGGGAAACTAAAAACCACAGAAACCATTGAATTTGGAAAAAAAATCATAAAAAAAATAGTTGCAAATACGAATGGGTTTTCTGGGACCTTTGAAAACCAACTATTCTCTGCCGTAGTAAGCTTAGTCGCGGAAAATGAAGGCAATCTAAATGCGGGTTATTCGTACATCACTAGCAACTCGCTTAAAGACCTTGTCCCAGCAGAATTAGCAGCCGAAGCAGAAAAAAGAGCTACAGAAGGCCTAAAACCGCAGAAAGTCTCAACGTGCAAACGAGAAGTTATATTTGACGCAAGGTGCGCTTCGAGTTTCCTCAATAATTTTAACAGTTTCCTTAGTGGCAAGTCAGTTACCCAATCAGCAACTTTCTTAAAAAGCTATATGGATAAAGAGATACTTCCAAGCAGCATAAGCATATTCAACAATCCAGAAGGAATAAACTGTAAAATCGAAACACCAGCCTTTGATGATGAGGGAAACTACACGACCAAGCGCTTTCCGCTAATAGAACGAGGAGTATTGAAAAACTGGATACTTGATCAGTACAACGCCAACAAACTCGGCTTACAAGCAAATGGCTTTGCTAAACGCACCTTTAGTGGAAGTATCTTTCCTTCAGTAACAAACATTTATCTAGAAAGCAGCGACACATATTCCGAAAGAGAACTGATAAGTAGAATTAAGGAAGGGTTGTATGTAACAGGCTTATTTAGCTGCGGTATTAACCCAATAACTGGAGACTATAGCCAGGGAGTTCAAGGATTATGGATTGAAAATGGACAACTTTCGTTTCCCGTGAGCGAGATTACGATTGCTGGACAACTAAAAGATGTTTTTAAAGAAATTATCGCAGCCAATAACATAAAGTTTTTTGGTAGAGCGAACTCTCCTTCTCTATATCTCGGATTCATGTCTATCAGTGGAACATGA
- the odhB gene encoding 2-oxoglutarate dehydrogenase complex dihydrolipoyllysine-residue succinyltransferase, producing the protein MKEVLVPRMGESIAEASVVKITKNIGDSVREDELLFELETDKAAVEVSAPVSGVLSKINVEVGQAVKVDDVLGLIDENVVASDGGSPISPGVDGGNIVPPSVAIAGGTALGVSTGKDVSSLQSSELVYAKQDAPSARILLEEKSLSPRDIVGTGKDNRIRKVDVLSRLFYGDPAQKQDSESEQRAVAGSGSLAPKFPERLVPLSKLRQRIASRLKESQNTAAILTTFNEVDMENVIQIRKRYKDSFEKVHGLKLGFMSFFVQAVICGLEAFPEINAEIRGKDIVYKDYYNIGVAVGTKNGLVVPVIKNAQNLSFAEIERQILEYGKKARDGKIEPDDMQGGTFTISNGGIYGSLMSTPIINPPQSGILGMHAIKERPVVIDGAIVVRPMMYLALSYDHRIVDGREAVSFLVRVKECLENPERLLLKV; encoded by the coding sequence ATGAAAGAAGTTCTCGTCCCAAGAATGGGTGAATCAATTGCGGAGGCATCCGTTGTGAAAATTACTAAAAATATCGGTGATTCCGTGAGGGAGGACGAGTTACTTTTTGAGCTTGAAACCGATAAGGCAGCCGTAGAAGTATCTGCTCCTGTTTCTGGAGTTTTGAGTAAAATCAATGTTGAGGTAGGGCAAGCGGTGAAAGTAGACGATGTTCTCGGGTTAATCGACGAAAATGTTGTTGCTTCCGATGGAGGCAGCCCAATTTCACCTGGGGTTGATGGTGGTAATATCGTTCCACCATCTGTTGCCATTGCAGGAGGAACTGCATTAGGTGTAAGCACAGGAAAGGATGTTTCATCGCTGCAATCTTCTGAGTTAGTTTATGCAAAGCAGGACGCACCATCTGCGCGAATTCTGCTGGAAGAGAAGTCGTTATCCCCAAGGGATATTGTTGGTACTGGGAAAGATAACAGGATAAGGAAAGTTGATGTATTAAGTCGACTTTTTTACGGTGATCCAGCCCAAAAACAAGATTCGGAATCAGAACAGCGTGCAGTTGCTGGTAGTGGTTCTTTAGCTCCTAAGTTCCCTGAAAGGCTTGTACCGCTGTCTAAGTTGAGACAAAGAATCGCATCGAGACTGAAGGAATCACAAAATACAGCTGCAATTTTAACGACTTTCAATGAAGTGGATATGGAGAATGTCATTCAAATAAGAAAGCGTTACAAGGATTCCTTTGAAAAGGTCCATGGCTTGAAACTTGGCTTTATGTCGTTTTTTGTACAAGCTGTTATTTGTGGGCTTGAAGCTTTTCCGGAAATTAATGCCGAGATTCGTGGAAAGGACATAGTTTACAAAGATTACTATAATATCGGGGTTGCCGTTGGTACAAAGAATGGTCTTGTTGTGCCAGTAATAAAAAATGCGCAGAATCTTTCCTTTGCAGAAATTGAAAGACAAATACTTGAATACGGAAAAAAGGCTAGGGATGGCAAAATAGAGCCAGACGATATGCAGGGTGGTACTTTCACCATTTCTAATGGTGGTATTTATGGTTCACTCATGTCAACGCCAATTATTAATCCTCCACAATCTGGCATACTTGGAATGCACGCAATAAAAGAAAGGCCTGTTGTTATTGATGGCGCGATTGTTGTGCGGCCAATGATGTATCTTGCTCTCTCTTATGATCACCGTATAGTTGATGGTAGGGAGGCAGTTAGCTTCCTTGTTCGTGTGAAAGAGTGTTTGGAAAATCCTGAGAGGCTCTTACTCAAAGTCTAG
- the ffh gene encoding signal recognition particle protein: MFDSLSKKIGGALDGIKNRGVITEKEFDDFVRKLRLTFLEADVSLPVTKQFIANVKESVIGKSRVKGISTPAVIGSVVKEELVKILGGESQKFEFPKFGKQIFMFVGLQGVGKTTTAAKLALLIRKKFKKNILLSSVDIYRPAARKQLEILAKQIDVDSVPIVEGEDVDAIVKKTLDLFNNSNENYDVLIVDTAGRSQIDSVLMEELRVIKNCLQPSEIFQVLDAMMGQDSLNVAKTFHSEIGTTGVIVSRLDSDARVGSVLSVRQSVGLPIRFCGAGERVNDLEEFHPERMAGRIMGAGDIASLVEYASSEVGEERIGSMRKRIEAGKFDYDDLVLQLKSIDKLGGIAKLLRFIPGVNKVPSEHLVDDTTLKKNLAMIGSMTKRERACLDSINQSRKSRIASGSGVKIYEVNKLIKNFEKARLLALKIGKVGATNDKAMHDLEELLRK; encoded by the coding sequence ATGTTTGATTCACTTTCTAAAAAAATTGGTGGTGCACTGGATGGAATAAAGAACAGAGGAGTGATTACCGAAAAGGAGTTTGACGATTTTGTTCGGAAATTGCGTCTGACGTTTCTCGAGGCAGATGTTAGTCTTCCTGTAACTAAACAGTTTATCGCAAATGTAAAAGAATCGGTTATTGGGAAGTCTCGTGTTAAGGGGATCTCGACACCAGCGGTAATCGGAAGTGTTGTAAAAGAGGAATTGGTAAAAATTTTGGGAGGTGAATCGCAGAAATTTGAATTCCCGAAATTTGGGAAACAGATATTTATGTTTGTTGGCTTACAGGGAGTTGGGAAGACGACAACTGCAGCAAAGTTAGCTCTGTTGATTCGGAAAAAATTTAAAAAAAATATTCTTTTATCTTCTGTAGATATCTATAGGCCTGCAGCCAGGAAACAGCTTGAAATTCTTGCAAAGCAAATTGACGTCGATAGTGTTCCTATAGTGGAAGGTGAGGATGTCGATGCGATCGTAAAGAAAACATTAGATTTATTCAATAATAGCAATGAAAATTATGATGTACTCATAGTTGACACTGCTGGACGTTCGCAAATTGATTCCGTGCTTATGGAAGAGTTGAGAGTGATTAAGAATTGCTTACAGCCTTCCGAGATATTTCAGGTTCTAGATGCGATGATGGGGCAAGATTCACTTAATGTTGCGAAGACATTTCACTCAGAGATCGGTACAACTGGGGTAATAGTGAGCAGGCTGGACAGCGATGCACGCGTTGGTTCAGTGCTTTCAGTTAGGCAATCTGTTGGTCTTCCCATTAGATTTTGTGGTGCTGGAGAAAGGGTTAATGATTTAGAAGAATTTCACCCGGAACGTATGGCGGGAAGAATAATGGGGGCTGGAGATATTGCCTCCCTGGTTGAATATGCTTCGTCTGAAGTTGGTGAAGAGAGAATAGGTTCTATGAGAAAAAGAATCGAAGCTGGTAAGTTCGACTATGATGATCTTGTGCTACAGCTGAAAAGCATCGATAAGCTTGGTGGAATAGCTAAACTTTTACGTTTTATTCCTGGAGTTAATAAGGTTCCATCAGAGCACCTCGTCGATGATACAACCCTGAAGAAAAATCTGGCCATGATAGGCAGTATGACAAAGAGAGAGAGAGCGTGTCTCGATTCAATTAACCAGTCACGCAAATCACGCATAGCAAGCGGGTCGGGAGTCAAGATATACGAAGTAAACAAGTTAATAAAAAACTTTGAGAAAGCTCGCCTGCTCGCTCTAAAAATAGGAAAAGTAGGCGCAACAAATGACAAAGCCATGCACGATCTCGAAGAATTACTCAGGAAATAA
- a CDS encoding NAD(P)H-dependent flavin oxidoreductase → MFSLIDCWNRGKGFLGTRYSIMGGAMSWISEHRLVSAISNAGAFGVLACSAMSPDQLEQEICLTKELVGSNPFGVNIVLMHPQLPELIDVCIRSGVTHVILAGGIPSKQVLSLVLNHGIKVIVFAPSISIAKKMCRIGASALIIEGREAGGHITRVSTSVLAQEILPEIRDVPIFVAGGIGTGAIVKSYLEMGAAGCQVGTLFACAKESIAHPRFKAKCVAASSHDAVVSEQLDPRLAVIPVRLLKNDATEEFKVFQREIIRQLDSAHISKEEAQLAIEKFWAGSLRRAVIEGDTERGSVMAGEVVGLVKGERPVREILNDLISCV, encoded by the coding sequence ATGTTTTCCCTTATAGATTGCTGGAATCGTGGTAAAGGGTTCCTTGGTACCAGGTATTCCATTATGGGAGGAGCAATGAGTTGGATTTCTGAGCACCGTTTGGTTTCTGCTATTTCCAATGCTGGCGCATTTGGTGTATTAGCGTGTTCTGCGATGTCTCCAGATCAACTGGAACAAGAAATATGCCTTACAAAAGAGCTCGTTGGTTCTAATCCATTTGGTGTGAATATAGTTTTAATGCACCCTCAGTTACCTGAGCTGATTGATGTGTGCATTCGTTCTGGCGTTACACATGTAATCTTAGCAGGTGGTATTCCATCAAAACAGGTTTTAAGTCTTGTTTTGAATCATGGGATTAAGGTTATTGTATTTGCACCTTCCATCTCGATCGCGAAAAAAATGTGTAGAATCGGTGCAAGTGCCCTGATAATAGAGGGTAGGGAAGCCGGTGGTCATATCACTAGGGTAAGTACATCTGTGCTTGCTCAGGAAATTTTGCCGGAGATTCGCGACGTTCCTATTTTTGTTGCTGGGGGAATAGGTACTGGAGCTATCGTGAAAAGTTACCTAGAAATGGGAGCTGCTGGTTGTCAAGTTGGGACGCTTTTTGCCTGTGCAAAAGAATCCATTGCGCACCCAAGATTTAAAGCAAAGTGTGTAGCAGCCTCTTCTCATGATGCGGTTGTTTCAGAGCAGCTGGATCCGAGGCTTGCCGTTATCCCAGTTCGTTTACTAAAGAACGATGCAACTGAAGAATTTAAAGTTTTTCAAAGAGAAATAATTAGGCAGCTTGATTCTGCTCATATTTCTAAGGAGGAAGCACAGCTTGCCATAGAAAAATTTTGGGCTGGAAGTCTACGTAGAGCTGTAATAGAAGGTGATACCGAACGTGGCTCGGTGATGGCGGGTGAGGTTGTGGGTTTAGTTAAAGGCGAGCGTCCGGTAAGAGAGATATTGAATGATCTAATCAGTTGTGTGTGA
- a CDS encoding methyltransferase domain-containing protein yields the protein MLTRFCSLFGEKEKFYEVIKDNFHSSSNFREFYKNNVSLGLYHFYRGNLGDAKFRFKMLNGLYRNKPLIPYNLARCFLISGETKKARAIFESIVSKGREYEEVRFFLDFLNGQKINRIPNFIVKERFEHLAQEYVERFLIGRRYIGHKLIFEGLKAIIGTKLTSDELSILDLGCGTGICTHFLKLSGVVGEATGVDISENMLEVAKRCLVDGKPVFDSVICNDIKSFLLSQENKYDLVIAADSFSYLGDLSDVIPSCITILKDGGVLAVLVRAAKQQEIHDYVFDVNRSLFYYSYEYMKNLGEGLALKNSIVRKCTFKSACSGIMAFYVKGDCAIS from the coding sequence TTGTTAACGCGGTTCTGTAGTCTCTTTGGAGAGAAGGAGAAGTTTTATGAAGTAATCAAGGATAACTTTCACTCTTCTTCTAATTTTAGAGAGTTTTATAAGAATAATGTTTCTCTAGGTCTTTATCATTTCTATAGAGGTAATCTTGGTGATGCCAAGTTTCGTTTTAAGATGCTTAATGGTTTGTACCGGAATAAACCATTGATTCCATATAATCTAGCTAGATGCTTTTTGATCTCCGGAGAAACGAAGAAAGCTAGGGCTATATTTGAGAGTATTGTCTCTAAAGGGAGAGAGTATGAGGAGGTGAGGTTCTTTTTGGATTTTCTTAATGGTCAAAAAATAAATAGGATCCCGAACTTTATCGTTAAAGAAAGATTTGAACACTTGGCGCAGGAGTATGTTGAGAGGTTTCTTATAGGTAGAAGGTACATTGGACATAAGCTTATTTTTGAAGGGCTGAAAGCGATTATCGGTACTAAGCTTACTTCTGATGAGCTTTCAATTTTGGATCTTGGTTGTGGAACAGGTATTTGCACACATTTCCTGAAATTAAGTGGTGTGGTAGGCGAGGCAACAGGCGTTGATATATCAGAAAACATGTTGGAAGTTGCAAAACGATGTTTGGTTGATGGAAAGCCGGTTTTTGATTCAGTTATCTGTAATGACATAAAGTCATTCCTTCTTTCTCAAGAGAATAAATACGATCTTGTGATAGCAGCTGATTCTTTTTCTTACCTTGGTGATTTATCGGATGTTATACCGAGTTGTATTACTATCTTAAAAGATGGAGGTGTACTAGCAGTTCTGGTGCGTGCGGCAAAGCAACAGGAGATTCATGATTATGTCTTTGATGTTAATAGGTCTCTATTCTATTACTCCTATGAATACATGAAAAATCTGGGTGAAGGTCTTGCTCTGAAAAATTCCATAGTTAGAAAGTGTACTTTCAAAAGTGCATGCAGCGGAATCATGGCGTTCTACGTCAAGGGGGATTGTGCTATCTCTTAG